One region of Choristoneura fumiferana chromosome 3, NRCan_CFum_1, whole genome shotgun sequence genomic DNA includes:
- the LOC141426244 gene encoding 2-oxoglutarate and iron-dependent oxygenase JMJD4 homolog, which produces MASDLREIEINDCLSSTSIYDYADCDIQIVKDIEYEKFYEDFLYKNLPCVIRNTSSHWECSTKWMKSDSIDCDYFMNNFSQLEAPVADCDKIVYNAQTKQILTVIDFMKYLESEERDTLLYLKDWHLKKLRPNDNFYEVPSIFGSDWLNEYAQDHNEDDFMFVYIGPKDSWTPLHVDVYNSFSWSVNVIGRKKWTLFPPGEEEKFKDPLGNLPLLFEYDKYKNVRYFEIIQEKGDAIFVPSGWHHQVTNELDTISINHNWVNACNIEEVWKALEKSLKSVEHEIEEFKDTPEFVDQCQLILKSMFGMDFEHCINFILYIAKKRLGQLYGENPILFNKYTLGKNHVLFDLKKLQKVIDLFDNHPLIVNNCLKINYRYDYFNIKELITKLV; this is translated from the exons ATGGCAAGCGATTTAAGAGAAATAGAAATTAATGACTGTCTCAGTAGTACTTCAATTTACGATTATGCTGATTGCGATATTCAAATTGTAAAAGACATTGAATACGAAAAGTTTTATGAAGATTTTCTGTATAAGAACTTGCCATGTGTTATAAGAAACACAAGTTCACATTGGGAATGCTCCACTAAATGGATGAAAAGTGATTCAATTGACTGCGACTACTTTATGAATAATTTTAGCCAGCTGGAGGCTCCTGTCGCGGATTGCGACAAGATCGTCTACAAtgcacaaacaaaacaaattttaactgttattgactttatgaaatatttagaaTCTGAGGAGAGGGATACTCTTCTTTATTTGAAGGATTGGCATTTAAAGAAACTTCGTCCGAATGACAATTTCTATGAGGTGCCATCCATCTTTGGCTCAGATTGGTTGAATGAATATGCCCAAGACCATAACGAAGACGACTTTATGTTTGTTTACATAGGACCCAAAGATTCGTG GACACCATTACATGTAGATGTGTACAATTCCTTCAGCTGGTCAGTAAATGTAATAGGAAGAAAAAAATGGACTTTATTTCCTCCTGGAGAGGAAGAGAAATTTAAGGATCCATTGGGAAATTTACCACTTTTATTTGAATATGATAAATATAAGAATGTTAGATATTTTGAAATCATACAAGAAAAAGGTGATGCTATATTTGTGCCTTCAGGCTGGCATCATCAAGTAACCAATGAGCTTGACACCATTTCTATAAACCACAACTGGGTAAATGCTTGCAATATAGAAGAAGTTTGGAAAGCTTtagaaaaatctttaaaaagtGTTGAACATGAGATTGAGGAATTCAAGGACACTCCAGAGTTTGTGGACCAATGTCAATTGATTCTGAAGTCTATGTTTGGTATGGACTTTGaacattgcattaattttatattgtacatAGCTAAAAAGAGACTTGGTCAATTATATGGAGAAAatccaattttatttaataagtacacATTAGGTAAAAATCACgttttgtttgatttaaaaaagttacaaaaagtcattgatttatttgataacCATCCCTTGATtgtaaataattgtttaaaaataaattatagatatgattattttaacattaaagAATTAATAACAAAGCTAGTGTAA
- the LOC141426245 gene encoding alpha-methylacyl-CoA racemase-like, protein MALKGIKVVEMLGLAPGPLCGTILADFGASVTVVQKILQSPFDVMSNGKRMLSVDLKSKEGVYIIRKLCSSSDILLDTFRPGVMEKLGLGPEILLRENSGLIYARLSGYGQTGFYKSKAGHDINYVAMSGILSALSNQGAPPSPPVNLIADFAGGSFMCALGILLALYERTKSGKGQIVDASMTEGAAYLATWLYKSRKLPVWSGEPGTNALDGGLPSYATYETKDGKFMAVGALEPQFYNNFLIALQLSEDDCPQVGNKEHSKNILQNIFLTKTQEEWCQVFDNADACVTPVVEMDKVDEHELHASRKTFYRDCENGIVPEPAPRLSATPGVSTGRQPMPQFGQHTVEILKELGYDKNEIEHLIQKGYVYALEKSRL, encoded by the exons ATGGCTCTTAAAGGAATTAAAGTTGTAGAAATGTTAGGGCTTGCTCCTGGCCCCCTGTGTGGTACAATACTAGCAGACTTTGGAGCTTCAGTAACAGTGGTTCAAAAG aTACTACAGTCCCCGTTTGATGTCATGTCCAATGGCAAAAGAATGCTCTCAGTGGATTTAAAGTCTAAGGAAGGAGTTTATATAATAAGAAAACTATGTTCATCGTCAGACATCCTTTTGGACACATTTAGACCTGGGGTGATGGAAAAATTAGGGCTAGGGCCAGAAATACTCCTAAGAGAAAATTCTGGTTTAATATATGCAAGACTTTCAGGTTATGGACAAACTGGATTCTATAAAAGTAAAGCTGGGCATGACATAAATTATGTTGCTATGTCTGGTATTCTCTCTGCATTAAGTAATCAAGGGGCACCACCATCTCCACCTGTTAATTTAATAGCTGATTTTGCAGGAGGAAGTTTTATGTGTGCTCTTGGAATCCTGCTTGCGCTCTATGAGAGAACTAAGTCTGGCAAAGGGCAAATAGTGGATGCTAGTATGACAGAAGGAGCAGCTTATTTAGCAACATGGTTATACAAAAGTAGAAAGCTGCCAGTGTGGTCAGGAGAACCAGGGACAAATGCCTTAGATGGCGGTTTACCAAGTTACGCAACTTATGAAACTAAGGATGGTAAATTCATGGCAGTTGGTGCATTAGAACCtcaattttataacaattttctAATTGCTCTACAATTGTCTGAAGATGACTGTCCACAAGTTGGTAATAAGGAACACAGCAAaaacattttgcaaaacatATTCCTTACTAAAACACAGGAAGAGTGGTGTCAGGTGTTTGACAATGCAGATGCTTGTGTGACACCTGTTGTTGAAATGGACAAAGTTGATGAGCATGAATTGCATGCATCTAGAAAGACATTTTACAGGGACTGTGAGAATGGTATAGTGCCAGAGCCAGCTCCCAGGCTGTCAGCCACCCCTGGAGTATCTACTGGGCGTCAGCCTATGCCGCAGTTTGGACAACACACAGTAGAAATTTTAAAAGAGCTGGGGTATGACAAAAATGAGATTGAACATTTAATACAGAAAGGTTATGTTTATGCATTGGAGAAATCAAGACTTTAA
- the LOC141426246 gene encoding uncharacterized protein: protein MSVAFAPRGNRPPLSPAQIQKMLDENAHLIQTIQEYQAKGQLMECHQYQQVLHRNLVYLASVADANQNIQTLLPPPHQLAAGNVPQGPLNPPSSGAESPGPSQQPYRPPSGVSSTPTRPTQSYGQRPYPQNQYQGQYQGAPGGYGPPQGGYGPPNQGYGPPNPSQQPQGYPPNSNYGPPITTTPSNYPPSTHPGGGYPPSTVQQPYAPPPGSPASAGSPYPVRSPAQPGYTGNSAYPPPQSGPNYPNVGVSTYNSTGSQPQPYQSQPFPNTTPTSAYSSTPTSQPNRSPQPPPSGYTPQNPPSSGYGSPSAQSPTYNSSSHGNNVPPATVASGAPPAGGPPGQQYPPGQPSPYPPAAQPPYSNPSSQPGSPAPSVSTAPPTQGSYAQNPQNYPPSGGAYPPHAYQQGYPPAQYPPSPYPYARAPAPGAPPPGAPQPYPGYGFQPPTQQ, encoded by the exons ATGTCGGTAGCCTTTGCACCACGAGGCAACCGCCCTCCGTTAAGTCCAGCACAAATACAAAAGATGTTGGACGAGAATGCTCATCTTATACAAACTATACAAGAGTATCAAGCAAAAGGACAGCTAATGGAATGCCATCAATACCAGCAAGTTTTACACCGGAATCTTGTATATTTGGCATCCGTAGCTGACGCAAATCAAAATATTCAGACCCTTTTACCG cCTCCTCACCAGTTAGCAGCGGGTAATGTACCACAAGGCCCTTTAAACCCTCCCTCAAGTGGAGCAGAGTCGCCAGGACCGTCCCAACAACCATACAGGCCACCATCTGGTGTATCTTCAACTCCAACCAGGCCTACTCAATCTTATGGTCAAAGGCCATACCCTCAGAATCAGTACCAAGGTCAATATCAAGGTGCACCTGGTGGGTACGGGCCACCTCAGGGAGGTTATGGGCCTCCAAATCAGGGTTACGGCCCTCCTAACCCTTCCCAACAACCTCAGGGTTATCCTCCAAATTCCAATTATGGTCCACCTATCACAACAACTCCAAGTAACTATCCCCCCTCTACTCACCCAGGAGGTGGATACCCACCATCCACAGTCCAGCAACCATATGCACCACCTCCAGGCAGCCCTGCTTCTGCTGGATCTCCATATCCTGTGCGTAGCCCTGCTCAACCAGGGTACACTGGCAACTCTGCCTACCCACCTCCACAGTCAGGACCTAACTACCCTAATGTTGGAGTAAGCACATATAACTCTACTGGTTCTCAGCCACAACCATATCAGTCTCAACCTTTCCCTAACACTACTCCCACTTCTGCTTATAGCTCCACTCCTACCTCTCAGCCAAACCGATCACCTCAACCACCTCCTAGTGGTTATACTCCACAAAACCCACCGAGCTCAGGTTATGGGTCGCCTTCAGCTCAGTCACCCACCTATAACTCTAGTTCTCATGGGAACAATGTCCCTCCAGCCACTGTTGCTTCTGGAGCCCCTCCAGCTGGTGGTCCCCCTGGTCAGCAGTATCCTCCTGGTCAGCCATCTCCATACCCTCCAGCAGCTCAGCCTCCATACTCAAACCCTTCGTCGCAACCTGGCAGCCCAGCGCCATCTGTGTCTACGGCGCCGCCTACTCAGGGGTCATACGCGCAGAACCCTCAGAACTACCCTCCGTCAGGAGGCGCATATCCGCCTCATGCATACCAGCAAGGGTATCCGCCTGCACAATACCCCCCATCACCATACCCGTATGCGCGCGCCCCAGCTCCTGGCGCTCCTCCACCGGGTGCGCCGCAGCCATATCCTGGTTATGGTTTCCAACCGCCCACTCAACAGTAG
- the mRpL3 gene encoding mitochondrial ribosomal protein L3 translates to MANSSLKLLCSSLNKLKINYIMQRQNSRYQPPRYRPPHWFVPKERVMTDEMLTQENRQFLEEVRQDKMNVQTALESPLSNSEPVATTQWDPFTRRVGLIARKIGNYPLWSKDGKRFQTTLLQVVDNHVIKYIPPEEFNPMVVKKPVWKEKKRLGALLVGSETIDPTIVTKEYCGLFDSVGMLPKRHLCRFMVSPHAALPTGTPLTATHFRVGDYVDVRAKTIDRGFQGVMKRWGFKGMPASHGVTKTHRRPGNIGAGGGKARVWPGTKMPGHMGNSWRVLRGVKILRINTKHNVLWVLGVGIPGETGAMCYMFDTVLPLRKHKTAPPFPTHLPTDDLPLEYYDESIHPFEEPTISFEED, encoded by the exons ATGGCTAATTCTAGTCTCAAATTACTATGCAGCAGTCTAAACAAACTCAA GATAAATTATATCATGCAGAGACAAAATAGCCGTTACCAACCCCCTAGATATCGCCCACCACACTGGTTTGTGCCAAAGGAAAGAGTG ATGACTGATGAAATGCTTACTCAAGAAAATCGTCAATTTCTTGAAGAAGTTCGACAGGATAAAATGAATGTTCAGACAGCCTTAGAGTCTCCCTTGTCAAATAGTGAACCAGTAGCAACTACTCAGTGGGATCCTTTTACTCGGCGAGTGGGGCTTATTGCACGCAAGATAGGAAACTATCCACTTTGGTCAAAGGATGGAAAGAGATTCCAGACAACTCTATTACAG GTTGTGGACAACcatgttattaaatatatacctCCTGAAGAATTCAATCCAATGGTAGTCAAGAAACCTGTGtggaaagaaaagaaaagactGGGTGCTCTACTGGTTGGATCAGAAACAATTGACCCCACTATTGTGACCAAAGAATACTGTGGCCTTTTTGACAGTGTGGGAATGTTACCCAAGAGACACCTCTGCAGGTTTATGGTATCACCTCATGCAGCCTTGCCTACAGGAACACCTTTGACTGCTACCCACTTCAGAGTAGGGGACTATGTTGATGTAAGAGCAAAAAC tattgaCAGAGGATTTCAAGGTGTAATGAAGCGCTGGGGATTCAAAGGTATGCCTGCATCCCATGGTGTCACCAAGACTCACAGGAGACCTGGCAACATAGGTGCTGGTGGTGGAAAGGCTAGAGTCTGGCCTGGAACCAAGATGCCAGGGCACATGGGCAACAG ttggcGAGTTCTACGCGGCGTAAAAATTCTACGTATTAATACGAAGCACAATGTACTGTGGGTGTTAGGAGTAGGTATACCTGGTGAAACTGGTGCTATGTGCTATATGTTCGACACAGTCCTCCCGCTGCGCAAGCACAAAACCGCGCCGCCCTTCCCTACACACCTACCTACTGATGATCTTCCTTTAGAATACTATGATGAATCTATTCATCCATTCGAAGAACCCACGATTTCATTTGAAGAGGattaa
- the LOC141426759 gene encoding protein O-glucosyltransferase 2-like — MMAFKISLLLLWALTQITTQNTIHIHGPGLNPQDIIMPARYFFVNFTFITEKSYTPDLINDLAVEINGSSRKNRDCRVWVNKLDRKDGSFIVRYKVYETCYDVSINVYYKSKQVQGSPYKYAGPIHPDQCNCPEKDISLWLQQYGCPILYEKINLDLEPFSNVNMTYAVGQIIEKYHKPDTTSFCHYVIKKNKIYRDCYGKHVGFNMFSDNILLSLSRRVILPDMELVINLGDWPLIRKNTELLSVFSWCGSDDTMDIVMPTYDLTESTLENMGRVTLDVLSVQGSVELAWAAREARAFWRGRDSRAERLALVDVARAHPDLFNVSLTNFFFFLDKQEQYGPKTPHISFFKFFDYKYQINVDGTVASYRLPYLLAGGSLVMKQESPYYEHYYGLLRAWEHYVPMKRDLSDLAARVRWARSHDDDAHRIANNAKNFVNENLLPQHVICYHAVLLLEWSKRLQSEVKVRDGMTPVPQQKFDCDCKSKKQKKREDL, encoded by the exons atgaTGGCGTTTAAAATATCTCTGTTACTGCTGTGGGCCTTAACTCAGATCACAACccaaaatacaatacatatcCATGGCCCTGGGTTGAATCCTCAAGATATTATTATGCCGGCAAGATACTTTTTCGTTAACTTCACTTTTATCACAGAAAAATC ATACACCCCTGATTTAATCAATGATCTAGCTGTTGAAATCAATGGTAGCTCCAGGAAAAACAGAGATTGTCGTGTTTGGGTCAACAAATTGGATAGAAAAGACGGAAGTTTTATTGTAAGATACAAAGTTTATGAAACTTGTTATGATGTATCAATAAATGTATACTACAAAAGCAAGCAAGTGCAGGGTTCGCCTTATAAATATGCAG GTCCAATCCATCCAGATCAGTGCAACTGTCCTGAAAAGGACATCAGCTTGTGGCTGCAGCAGTATGGGTGTCCcatattatacgaaaaaataaatcttgatCTGGAACCATTCAgcaatgtcaacatgacatatGCAGTTGGGCAAATAATTGAAAAGTATCACAAGCCAGATACCACAAGCTTTTGTcattatgtaattaaaaaaaacaagatataCCGAGATTGTTATGGTAAGCATGTGGGGTTCAACATGTTTTCAGACAATATACTTCTATCATTATCAAGAAGAGTGATACTGCCAGATATGGAATTAGTTATCAACCTCGGAGATTGGCCTTTAATTCGTAAAAACACAGAGCTACTGTCAGTGTTTTCATGGTGTGGTAGTGATGATACCATGGACATTGTTATGCCTACTTATGATTTAACCGAATCAACATTGGAGAACATGGGAAG AGTGACTTTGGATGTACTGTCAGTGCAAGGCAGTGTGGAGCTCGCTTGGGCGGCGCGTGAGGCGCGCGCGTTCTGGCGCGGGCGCGACTCGCGCGCAGAGCGGCTCGCGCTCGTAGACGTGGCGCGCGCGCACCCAGACCTCTTCAATGTCTCGCTCACcaatttcttcttttttcttgATAAACAAGAACAGTACGGGCCTAAAACGCCACACATATCCTTCTTTAAGTTTTTTGAT TACAAGTACCAAATAAATGTGGATGGCACGGTTGCCTCGTACCGGCTTCCGTATCTGCTGGCGGGCGGCAGTTTGGTGATGAAGCAGGAGTCTCCCTACTACGAGCATTACTACGGGCTCCTCCGCGCGTGGGAGCACTACGTGCCCATGAAGCGCGATCTGTCCGACCTGGCGGCGCGCGTGCGCTGGGCTCGCAGCCACGACGACGACGCGCACAGGATAGCTAACAATGCCAAAAACTTTGTCAACGAAAATCTCCTTCCGCAGCATGTCATTTGCTACCATGCTGTGTTACTATTG GAATGGAGTAAAAGACTACAAAGCGAGGTTAAAGTACGTGACGGTATGACACCAGTGCCTCAACAAAAATTCGACTGTGATTGTAaatcgaaaaaacaaaaaaaacgcgAAGACTTGTGA